In a single window of the Arthrobacter sp. StoSoilA2 genome:
- a CDS encoding DMT family transporter has translation MTTTTPAEPGQPSPGMQPRNTPAPAAPISKLGIAAVVVTVVLWASAFVGIRAVGPSFSPGSLTLGRLAVAAVVLGIVVLPTLKVWPRGKEWLPIVAYGVMWFGGYNVALNAAEHMLDAGTSAMLINVSPILIAVLAGVVLKEGFPRWLLIGSAVAFGGVAMIALGSGQRSTADVAGVLLCLLAAVLASVSAILQKPVLRKFTAGQATWFGIMVGTVCCLPWTGQLISEVQSAPLPATLGLVYLGIFPTAIAFTTWAYALSLISAGKLAATTYLVPGTTILISWAVLQEVPTIWGLIGGVVCLIGVGLTRRTAMAARRTAK, from the coding sequence ATGACAACCACCACCCCGGCCGAACCTGGCCAGCCGTCCCCGGGCATGCAACCGCGCAACACCCCCGCGCCTGCAGCTCCCATCAGCAAACTTGGCATCGCCGCCGTCGTCGTCACCGTAGTCCTTTGGGCTTCAGCGTTCGTCGGCATCCGCGCTGTGGGCCCGAGCTTCTCCCCCGGTTCCTTGACGCTCGGACGGTTGGCGGTTGCCGCCGTCGTACTTGGAATCGTGGTGCTGCCCACCCTGAAAGTCTGGCCACGGGGCAAGGAATGGCTGCCCATCGTGGCGTACGGGGTGATGTGGTTCGGCGGTTACAACGTGGCGCTGAACGCTGCGGAGCACATGCTCGACGCCGGTACCAGCGCCATGCTGATCAACGTCTCGCCGATCCTCATTGCAGTCCTCGCCGGAGTAGTCCTCAAGGAAGGCTTCCCACGGTGGCTTCTGATCGGCAGCGCCGTTGCGTTCGGTGGCGTGGCGATGATCGCCCTCGGTTCGGGACAGCGTTCGACGGCGGATGTCGCCGGGGTGTTGTTGTGCTTGCTTGCCGCCGTACTCGCCTCCGTCAGCGCGATCCTGCAGAAGCCGGTGCTCCGGAAATTCACAGCCGGCCAGGCGACCTGGTTCGGCATCATGGTAGGCACCGTGTGCTGCCTGCCGTGGACGGGCCAACTGATCAGCGAGGTCCAGTCGGCGCCGCTGCCGGCCACACTCGGCTTGGTCTACCTGGGCATCTTCCCTACGGCCATCGCCTTCACCACATGGGCGTACGCACTGTCCTTGATCTCGGCCGGAAAACTCGCCGCCACGACGTACCTGGTCCCCGGCACCACCATCCTCATCTCTTGGGCTGTGCTTCAGGAAGTCCCAACCATCTGGGGACTGATCGGTGGCGTGGTGTGCTTGATCGGCGTGGGCCTGACCCGGCGAACGGCAATGGCTGCCCGGCGAACGGCAAAGTGA
- a CDS encoding helix-turn-helix transcriptional regulator, producing MPAEETIAIHCRLDELLELRGMTLTELSRRVGVSLVNLSVLKNDRAKAIRFSTLTAICEALDCQVGDLLEHVP from the coding sequence ATGCCAGCCGAAGAGACGATCGCCATCCACTGCAGGCTGGATGAGTTGCTGGAGCTCCGCGGCATGACGCTGACGGAGCTCAGCCGTCGAGTTGGGGTGAGCCTCGTCAACCTGTCCGTCCTCAAAAATGACCGGGCGAAGGCCATTCGATTCTCCACGCTGACAGCCATCTGCGAGGCGCTTGATTGCCAGGTCGGTGACCTCCTCGAGCACGTCCCGTAG
- a CDS encoding ABC transporter substrate-binding protein, whose translation MSKTLSRKHFLGLAGASVTAVALAACGGPSTDAGSTSAKALSPEDWSKIKPAPSISFMSSHPGKSRDTEQKLIEAFQAANPDIKVNLITGGSNYEEVAQKFQTSQAGSEVPDVVVASDVWWFRYAVSGAILPINALLKAVNVSSSDYKSGLIADYEYSDQLWAVPYARSTPLFYFNKDHFKAAGVPERAPKTWEEFAEWAPRIKSANASASGYQNAYQYPAIAGYAGWTLQNVLWGQGGGWSKEWEITANSSQSVAAMQWVQDSIVKNGWAGVSSKNAITDLQAGAISATISSSADLAATLKAAKEANMRIDVGFLPGGSAAASQVCPTGGSGLVIASKTSPERQLAAAKFVTFMTNAQSTSTLSAATGYLPVAEAADISAIVAQTPEFQTVVDQLKETRTQDFARTFLPGGDQELAKAATRIMNEKADVQATLTELKGTLEGIYNKDVKPKLKS comes from the coding sequence ATGTCAAAAACACTTTCCCGGAAGCATTTCCTCGGCTTGGCTGGTGCTTCAGTCACCGCCGTCGCGCTTGCAGCCTGTGGCGGTCCCTCGACTGATGCCGGAAGCACATCCGCAAAGGCGCTCTCCCCGGAGGATTGGTCCAAGATCAAACCTGCCCCAAGCATCAGTTTCATGTCCAGCCATCCCGGTAAGTCCCGGGATACGGAGCAGAAGCTGATAGAGGCCTTCCAAGCGGCCAATCCGGATATCAAAGTCAACCTCATCACCGGAGGCTCAAACTACGAGGAAGTGGCGCAAAAGTTCCAAACCTCCCAGGCCGGGAGCGAAGTACCGGACGTGGTCGTGGCGTCGGACGTGTGGTGGTTCCGCTACGCGGTTTCAGGTGCCATCCTTCCGATTAATGCGCTTCTCAAAGCCGTCAATGTCAGCTCCTCCGACTACAAGTCCGGTTTGATCGCAGATTACGAATATTCTGATCAGCTGTGGGCAGTCCCCTACGCCCGTTCAACCCCGTTGTTCTACTTCAATAAGGACCACTTCAAGGCGGCCGGAGTTCCCGAGCGGGCGCCAAAAACCTGGGAAGAGTTCGCCGAGTGGGCACCCAGGATCAAGTCGGCGAATGCTTCAGCTTCCGGATACCAAAACGCCTACCAGTACCCGGCGATAGCAGGTTATGCCGGCTGGACCCTGCAAAACGTCCTGTGGGGCCAAGGCGGCGGCTGGTCCAAGGAGTGGGAGATTACGGCAAATTCAAGCCAATCTGTCGCCGCGATGCAGTGGGTGCAGGACTCCATTGTGAAGAATGGCTGGGCCGGGGTCTCCTCCAAGAACGCCATTACCGACCTTCAAGCCGGTGCAATCAGCGCCACGATCAGCTCGTCCGCCGACCTCGCCGCCACCCTAAAGGCTGCGAAAGAAGCAAACATGAGGATCGACGTCGGATTCTTGCCGGGCGGTTCGGCCGCGGCGTCGCAGGTTTGTCCCACTGGCGGTTCCGGTTTGGTGATCGCCAGCAAAACGTCGCCCGAACGGCAGCTTGCAGCAGCCAAGTTCGTCACGTTCATGACGAACGCGCAGAGCACGTCCACTCTGTCTGCCGCAACCGGCTACCTACCTGTGGCCGAGGCGGCAGATATCTCGGCGATTGTTGCCCAGACACCGGAATTCCAAACTGTCGTAGACCAGCTCAAAGAGACCCGCACCCAGGACTTTGCCCGAACGTTCCTTCCCGGCGGAGACCAGGAGCTGGCCAAGGCAGCCACCAGGATCATGAATGAAAAGGCCGATGTGCAAGCAACGCTGACCGAGCTGAAGGGAACGTTGGAAGGCATTTACAACAAGGATGTGAAACCGAAGCTGAAATCGTAA